From a region of the uncultured Desulfatiglans sp. genome:
- a CDS encoding Short-chain dehydrogenase/reductase SDR produces MRILILGANSDIARAVARTFAREEKADFLLASRDREQLEEQAVDLANRYEISAEVVPLDATDFDTHSVFYEKLEPKPDGVIAAFGYMGEQDRAQRDFQEARKIVETNYLGTVSLLEIAAADMETRHRGFIIGISSVAGERGRASNYIYGSAKGAVTIYLSGLRNRLSKKHIQVMTVLAGFVDTKMTEHMRLPGLLTASTDEVADDIYRAYKKGRSIVYTRWYWRWIMMIIKSIPEFLFKKLSIG; encoded by the coding sequence ATGCGTATTCTTATCCTGGGAGCCAATTCGGACATCGCCCGCGCTGTAGCAAGGACATTTGCCAGAGAGGAAAAGGCGGATTTCCTTCTCGCCTCAAGAGACAGGGAACAGCTCGAAGAACAGGCCGTGGACCTTGCCAACCGCTATGAAATCAGCGCCGAGGTCGTCCCTCTGGATGCCACCGATTTCGACACGCACTCCGTCTTCTATGAAAAGCTGGAGCCAAAACCCGATGGCGTCATCGCCGCGTTCGGCTACATGGGAGAGCAGGATCGAGCACAGCGCGATTTTCAGGAGGCGCGCAAAATCGTCGAAACAAATTATCTCGGCACTGTCAGTCTGCTCGAGATCGCCGCCGCGGACATGGAAACCCGCCATCGCGGTTTTATCATCGGGATAAGCTCGGTTGCCGGTGAAAGAGGGCGTGCCAGCAATTATATCTATGGATCTGCGAAAGGGGCTGTAACCATTTATCTGAGCGGCCTGAGGAACAGGCTGAGCAAAAAGCACATTCAGGTTATGACCGTCCTGGCTGGTTTCGTCGACACCAAAATGACGGAGCACATGCGCCTGCCCGGCTTATTGACTGCCAGTACCGATGAAGTCGCTGACGACATATACCGCGCCTACAAAAAGGGGCGTTCGATTGTTTATACCAGGTGGTATTGGCGCTGGATCATGATGATCATTAAATCCATTCCGGAATTTCTGTTCAAGAAGCTGTCCATAGGTTGA
- a CDS encoding hypothetical protein (Evidence 5 : Unknown function) has protein sequence MFGVMEKQPNGFSLVKTARLSNHFEWVNKDRLTKTSRSFYSIKVKQHSRTLKEGILALSIIESFSYPLEIGGHSSPCGDRTCRMPVRIFSCG, from the coding sequence TTGTTCGGGGTCATGGAAAAGCAACCGAACGGTTTTTCCCTGGTCAAGACAGCTAGATTATCAAATCATTTCGAATGGGTGAATAAGGACCGCCTTACTAAAACAAGCAGGTCGTTTTACTCCATAAAAGTAAAGCAGCACAGCAGAACTTTGAAAGAAGGAATCCTTGCTCTCTCCATTATCGAATCATTCTCATATCCGCTTGAAATTGGCGGGCATTCTTCTCCTTGTGGGGATCGGACATGCCGCATGCCTGTTCGGATTTTTTCTTGCGGATGA
- a CDS encoding membrane hypothetical protein (Evidence 5 : Unknown function): MLSPLSNHSHIRLKLAGILLLVGIGHAACLFGFFLADDFYNLNNALKGGWSLDNITKGFLIDNYCFQDGWTPPFLSHFTLHYFRPVFVFSLLLDHALWGFNAWGYHLTNILLHLMVAGSLFGVLREWLPSQDTLALSGTAFYGLMPYHGMSVAWISGRTEILAALGMMVSLWTFLRFSRSHRITPYVLSLTAGLFGLLSKETAVVLPLLLTAAWKFRLNQHRCSFLWLAPHYLLLIPYLTTRAMILGGFPVPPSSIYYHSLDDPGFALWAFAKATAVFYDLFLHMPLVFPTEMLLEQRPFILALLAAGALTLALKASFIIRRHPDTRVRRTAFFALCWAVLPMLPTAPILIAPIYFYFALAGVTLFYLTLWECLSRPGHILDPSHDKRRKRLIYGLLISFALALQVGNGLYISGSLHAKRLLNQIADTVRSYPPAQKVYLIDSPFISGPSKAGFELLWPRHPFELYFLSVHPQEWRRTGAPSRIRQLDPYTLEITAVDRPYAAVGGAFAMGTTERSTIQSGAVFKTDDYSITLTEVTTSGPRGLRGVKQFVFRFETPIKSPGKLFFFYRDGSFHSFNPF, encoded by the coding sequence TTGCTCTCTCCATTATCGAATCATTCTCATATCCGCTTGAAATTGGCGGGCATTCTTCTCCTTGTGGGGATCGGACATGCCGCATGCCTGTTCGGATTTTTTCTTGCGGATGATTTTTATAATCTCAACAATGCGTTAAAAGGCGGGTGGTCTCTCGATAATATCACGAAAGGTTTCTTGATCGACAACTATTGCTTTCAGGACGGCTGGACGCCTCCCTTCCTTTCCCATTTCACCCTTCATTATTTCAGACCGGTCTTTGTCTTCTCTCTGCTCCTGGATCATGCTCTTTGGGGATTCAATGCATGGGGGTACCATCTGACCAACATTCTGCTCCATCTCATGGTTGCAGGTTCCCTGTTCGGTGTTCTACGCGAGTGGCTCCCGTCCCAAGACACCCTGGCCCTTTCTGGAACGGCTTTTTATGGACTCATGCCCTATCACGGCATGAGCGTGGCATGGATTTCCGGACGAACCGAAATACTGGCGGCGCTGGGAATGATGGTTTCTTTGTGGACATTTCTTCGATTCAGCCGCAGTCACAGAATCACCCCGTATGTTCTTTCGTTGACGGCTGGCCTTTTCGGGCTGCTCTCCAAGGAGACAGCCGTAGTTTTGCCGCTCCTGCTGACCGCGGCATGGAAATTCCGCCTCAACCAGCACCGCTGTTCATTTCTTTGGCTTGCGCCTCACTATCTTCTCCTGATCCCCTATTTGACGACCCGCGCCATGATCCTGGGTGGATTTCCGGTTCCTCCGTCATCCATCTATTATCACAGCCTCGATGACCCGGGCTTTGCCCTGTGGGCCTTCGCAAAGGCGACAGCGGTATTTTATGATTTGTTTTTGCACATGCCTCTTGTTTTCCCAACCGAAATGCTTCTTGAGCAAAGGCCTTTCATCCTGGCACTTCTCGCCGCGGGGGCGCTCACGCTGGCCCTGAAGGCGTCGTTCATCATCCGCCGCCACCCGGATACCCGGGTTCGACGCACAGCCTTCTTCGCCCTATGTTGGGCGGTTCTTCCCATGCTGCCGACTGCACCGATACTGATTGCGCCCATCTATTTCTACTTTGCTCTGGCCGGCGTAACCCTGTTTTACCTCACTCTATGGGAATGTCTTTCAAGGCCGGGACATATCCTCGATCCATCCCACGACAAGCGGCGCAAGCGCCTGATCTACGGCTTGCTGATCAGCTTCGCACTTGCGCTCCAGGTCGGGAACGGGCTCTACATATCGGGGTCCCTGCATGCAAAACGGCTGCTCAATCAGATAGCCGACACGGTACGCTCCTATCCCCCGGCGCAAAAGGTCTATCTGATCGATTCTCCGTTCATCTCCGGTCCATCCAAGGCTGGATTCGAGCTGCTCTGGCCCAGGCATCCTTTCGAATTGTATTTTCTTTCCGTACACCCCCAAGAATGGCGCAGAACCGGGGCGCCTTCCCGCATACGCCAATTAGACCCTTACACCCTTGAAATCACCGCTGTTGACCGCCCCTATGCCGCTGTGGGCGGGGCCTTCGCCATGGGAACCACTGAACGAAGCACCATCCAATCCGGCGCCGTTTTCAAAACGGATGACTATTCGATTACCTTGACTGAAGTCACAACATCCGGACCACGCGGACTTCGGGGTGTAAAACAGTTCGTCTTCCGTTTCGAGACGCCGATCAAAAGCCCCGGCAAACTGTTTTTCTTCTATCGGGACGGGTCCTTTCACTCTTTCAATCCGTTTTGA